In Serratia marcescens subsp. marcescens ATCC 13880, a single genomic region encodes these proteins:
- the proP gene encoding glycine betaine/L-proline transporter ProP, giving the protein MKLRKKRHKPMHINDITIIDDSKLKKAITAAALGNAMEWFDFGVYGFVAYALGQVFFPGASPGVQMIAALATFSVPFLVRPLGGLFFGAMGDKFGRQKVLSVTIIIMAVSTFCIGLIPSYASIGIWAPILLLLAKLAQGFSVGGEYSGAAIFVAEYSPDRKRGFMGSWLDFGSIAGFVMGAGVVVLISSIVGEANFLDWGWRIPFFIAAPLGLIGLYLRHALEETPAFQQHVDKMEKEDRNAIENPPKTSFKEIAAKHWKSLLVCVGIVISTNVTYYMLLTYMPSYLSHNLHYSEDHGVLIIIAIMIGMLFVQPVIGLTSDRIGRKPFIIGGSIGLLALAIPCFILINSNVIGLIFVGLLVLAVLLNSFTGVMASILPAMFPTHIRYSALAISFNISVLIAGATPTAAAWLVEATGNLYMPAYYLMVVAVIGLITGLYMKETANKPLRGATPAASDRTEAKELLQETYDNIEQKVEDINAQIAELEKKKQILIDQHPKLD; this is encoded by the coding sequence ATGAAGTTAAGAAAAAAACGACATAAACCGATGCACATTAACGACATCACCATCATCGATGACAGCAAACTCAAGAAGGCGATCACCGCAGCGGCCCTGGGCAATGCGATGGAGTGGTTCGACTTCGGCGTATACGGCTTTGTCGCCTACGCACTTGGCCAGGTCTTCTTCCCCGGCGCCTCGCCCGGCGTACAAATGATCGCCGCGCTGGCGACCTTCTCCGTGCCCTTCCTGGTGCGTCCGCTCGGCGGCCTGTTCTTCGGCGCCATGGGCGACAAGTTCGGCCGGCAAAAAGTCCTCTCGGTCACCATTATCATCATGGCGGTCAGCACCTTCTGTATCGGCCTGATCCCGTCCTATGCGTCGATAGGCATCTGGGCTCCGATCCTGCTGCTGCTGGCCAAACTGGCGCAGGGCTTCTCCGTCGGCGGTGAATATTCCGGCGCGGCGATCTTCGTCGCCGAATACTCGCCGGACCGCAAACGCGGCTTTATGGGGAGCTGGCTGGATTTCGGCTCCATTGCCGGCTTTGTGATGGGTGCAGGCGTAGTGGTGCTGATCTCCAGCATCGTCGGCGAAGCCAACTTCCTCGACTGGGGCTGGCGCATTCCGTTCTTCATCGCCGCGCCGCTGGGCCTGATCGGTCTCTATTTGCGCCATGCGCTGGAAGAAACCCCGGCGTTCCAGCAGCACGTGGATAAGATGGAGAAAGAGGACCGCAACGCCATCGAAAATCCGCCGAAAACCTCGTTCAAAGAGATCGCGGCCAAACACTGGAAAAGTTTGCTGGTGTGCGTCGGTATCGTGATTTCCACCAACGTGACCTATTACATGCTGTTGACCTACATGCCGAGTTACCTGTCGCATAACCTGCACTACTCGGAGGATCACGGCGTTCTGATCATCATCGCCATCATGATCGGCATGCTGTTCGTGCAGCCGGTGATCGGCCTGACCAGCGACCGTATCGGCCGTAAGCCGTTCATCATCGGCGGCAGCATCGGCCTGTTGGCGCTGGCGATCCCGTGCTTCATTTTGATCAACAGCAACGTCATCGGCCTGATCTTCGTCGGTCTGCTGGTGCTGGCGGTGCTGCTCAACTCCTTCACCGGGGTGATGGCCTCGATTCTGCCGGCAATGTTCCCGACGCACATTCGCTACAGCGCGCTGGCGATTTCGTTCAACATTTCGGTACTGATCGCCGGTGCGACACCGACCGCCGCTGCCTGGCTGGTCGAAGCGACCGGCAACCTGTATATGCCGGCCTACTACCTGATGGTTGTGGCGGTGATCGGTCTTATCACCGGTCTGTACATGAAAGAGACCGCCAACAAGCCGCTGCGCGGCGCGACGCCGGCCGCTTCTGACCGTACAGAAGCGAAAGAACTGCTGCAGGAGACCTACGACAATATCGAACAGAAAGTCGAGGACATCAACGCGCAGATCGCCGAGCTGGAAAAGAAAAAGCAGATCCTGATAGACCAGCACCCCAAGCTGGACTGA